The genome window AGGAAAAGCACAGGAGTACGGGAATCTGTCTTGCGGATACGGCGCACCATCTCGAAACCATCCATTTTGGGCATCATCACATCCGCAACCAGCACATCAGGCTTCTGTTCATCGAACATACGAAGCCCCTCTTCGCCATCATGCGCCGTGCGCATCTCGAAGCCCTGCGCCTCCAAGGTGTCGCTCAGAATCATCGCCAAGGATGTTTCGTCTTCTACCAGTAATACTTTTATCTTATTCATAGTTTCTTTTTTACTTTTTACTTTTTTACCTTTTTACCTTTAAGAAAATGCAGGGTAAAGCAGCTTCCTTTTCCCGGATCGCTTTCTACGGAAACAGAACCGCCCATTTTCTCCATCAGGCTCTTGACATAGAAAAGGCCGAGACCATAGCCCTTGACCGTATATTTATTGCCATCCGTCACCCGATAGAACTTGTCGAAAATATAAGGCAATTTATCGTGGGCAATACCTATTCCATTATCTGATACGGAAACCAGCACTTCATCCTCGGCTTTTTGGAAAGCCTTGATTTCTATATTCACGCTATCTTCAGAATACTTGATGGCATTGTCTATGAGATTGCTCACGATGTTTGAGAAATGCATCCGGTCGGCATGAACCATCAGATTTTCCGGTTCTACGGACAACGAAATATTCACCTTTTTATCCGTTTTTTCTCCTGATTTCACTTTCAGCTGATGCTGGGAGATTAACGGTTCAATCACCTCCTTCATTGGAACTTCCACGATATTGAGAAGCATCGATTTCCGTCGTTCCATACTCATCGACAGAATCTGTTCCACCAATCCGCTGAGCGTCTGCAACTGCTCCTGGGCGATGGTGAGATACTTGCGCGCCTTATCAGGATGCTGGAGCATTCCGTAGTTCAGCAGGGAGTCGGTGGCAGCATAGGCTACGGCTATCGGAGTCTTCAATTCGTGCGTGATATTATTGGTGAAATCACTCTTCATCTCATCAAGCGTCTTCTGCTTGAGCATCGCATGAATCAGGAACCAGAAGACGAAAGCCAGGATGAGCATGATGAAGAGCGATGTGGCAAGGATGCCTGCCATCTGGCTGAGCACAGTCATCGTAAGCGGTTCTAGGGTGAGGACATATTTCTCCTCATTCGCCTCCCCCTCATTACAAACCACATATTGGTATTGCTTGGCATTGGCGGAAGGCACATACCCCTTCGTCGTCACTTTCGCCAAAACCTTCTTTCCTGCAAAAAGCTTAATCTGATGCGGAAGCGGATGAATATCATCGCCCACCAACAAACTGTCTGAAAGCATCTTGGCAACCCATGCACTGTCATAGTCATTGATGTCAGGTTTGGCGATTTCATTCAATTTGCCAAACAGCGCTTGTTGCACCATAGTTGCCAGCTTGCCCGACATCATCATCATCAATTCCTGGTCCTTGTCATCTTCACGACGCTTCTCGTGCTTGGTAAAAGTTGTTTGAACAGACTGAACGATCTTTCCTCCACGAACCTTTTTAACCTTTACCTTTTGATCAATATCATCGTCTTCATCCATAGAAAAAGCAACAGAACCCGTCAGTTGTCTATGAGGCCCTTTATCATCATTGCGCAATCGTTCGATTCGCTTCTTCATCTCCATGAAGTGAGCGTACTCCATTCCACCCTTGATTTTTGCCTCAACCTCCTTTTCCTGAGACTGATAAAGCCCCACGAGCCAATAGGTCTGATATGCGAAGATGCAGACCAGAGCCGTGATGACGAGCGTAACTATGTATTTAAGATGTAACTTCATTCTTTCCTTTATTAAAGATTTTTCCAGATGAATTCAATACTCATTTTCTGAAAATCGGATAAACCTCCGTGGTATTCTTCCATCCCCATTTACCATTCTTTTGTGGCGCAAACTCTCGTCCCATCTTGGCTCCTATCCCCCAATGTTGATTGAACATCACTTCCATGAAGCCACCATAGCTGCTCTTGGGATTGAAAGGAGACATGATGACGCTTCGAGGGTCAGAAGTTTTCGTTGGAACATATTGTCCATAGAATCCCACTGTGAGCCAGTCGTTTACTTGATAAGCCATTCGTCCACCAAAAGAAGCTTTGGTGAGATTGCCAAATCCATATACTCCCGTGTTTATCTTTTCTATCCCGACATAAGGAGAAAAAACAAAACGCCCGAAATTTTGTTGATAAACAACCCCTGCAGTCTGCCTATTCATCAGTCCTGGGACTTCAATACCCGAAGAATATACCGCCATCGTACCCAAATTCGGGGAAAGAAGAGAAATATGAGGTATTGCATTCGGCGCAATCTCCAAAGGTTTTCCTTCTTCCGACATCCAAGGTGCATTCGATTCAGAGTAATAAGATTTGCCTTGAAGTACAGGAAATCCACCGAGCGAAGGACGAGAATGTTCCAACGACATACCTTCCTTAGGTAAAGATGCCTTCGGAATGGAATCCAAAGAAACACTCCTCACTTCCTGTGCTTGCATTACCAATGTACAAAAGCAAGCCATAACTGTCAATATGAATATTCTTCGTTTCTCTTTCATGCTTGCAAAAGTAATAAAAAAGAAGATAAGTAAGATACTTTTCAGGGAATTATTTCTGATTTGATAAGACTAAATAACACTTCTGACAAGACTTGATAATCAAAATTCCTTGCTGACACGAGATTTTTACAGTACTTTTGCAACCGAAATCGGGAGTTTTTTCCGAAAGAACGATAAAAAGATAAGAAGAATATGAAAAGATTGGTTA of Segatella copri contains these proteins:
- a CDS encoding sensor histidine kinase gives rise to the protein MKLHLKYIVTLVITALVCIFAYQTYWLVGLYQSQEKEVEAKIKGGMEYAHFMEMKKRIERLRNDDKGPHRQLTGSVAFSMDEDDDIDQKVKVKKVRGGKIVQSVQTTFTKHEKRREDDKDQELMMMMSGKLATMVQQALFGKLNEIAKPDINDYDSAWVAKMLSDSLLVGDDIHPLPHQIKLFAGKKVLAKVTTKGYVPSANAKQYQYVVCNEGEANEEKYVLTLEPLTMTVLSQMAGILATSLFIMLILAFVFWFLIHAMLKQKTLDEMKSDFTNNITHELKTPIAVAYAATDSLLNYGMLQHPDKARKYLTIAQEQLQTLSGLVEQILSMSMERRKSMLLNIVEVPMKEVIEPLISQHQLKVKSGEKTDKKVNISLSVEPENLMVHADRMHFSNIVSNLIDNAIKYSEDSVNIEIKAFQKAEDEVLVSVSDNGIGIAHDKLPYIFDKFYRVTDGNKYTVKGYGLGLFYVKSLMEKMGGSVSVESDPGKGSCFTLHFLKGKKVKK